One window of the Cherax quadricarinatus isolate ZL_2023a chromosome 1, ASM3850222v1, whole genome shotgun sequence genome contains the following:
- the LOC128693481 gene encoding uncharacterized protein has translation MNVEMAERFEDITKEKLQNLKLQSCWQLARSLGIKYDRHFTAQTVRCMIQNVLFPDEQDPEIENGEADIPSFLNSFLQTPEAKTTTLTTPTGDDGHDLPDTRKRYAATTTPIPSPRTIWGTELNHTKETDPGKPFTDSFETEQEVLLDDEHVPPQISLALLTTIQSKENFERLERILLLQTSFVEAQRKLKRENFERESLLYEREVLRKKRESSNMYTIPSFDLGKAASLMPKFTEDNLDSFFEAFENQAKVMQWPPKYWAALIHSSLIGKAQTITANLPFEQYSDYTQVKDCLLKAYDLLPVSYLKMFRTLKKYPQQSWVDFAREKLSAFERWRRAAGAASVESLSQLMLHEDLFKYFPERVHTYLLTFPTTNLLDTAAHADHFEISHAITTEMSKAPEKKSTSQGFSSRLTARKAPAGEPLKVYSDKKQVTNGSFSRQYPKDQLPLCLFCKKLGHRQSQCWHKQREDKTQPRGRYPTQVINSSRKYETRDDESLPFQASSSRPSNR, from the coding sequence ATGAATGTAGAAATGGCAGAGAGGTTTGAAGATATAACAAAGGAGAAATTACAAAATTTGAAGCTTCAATCTTGTTGGCAATTAGCACGAAGCTTGGGCATAAAATACGACAGGCATTTCACTGCCCAGACAGTCAGATGTATGATACAGAATGTCCTTTTTCCAGATGAGCAGGATCCAGAGATCGAGAATGGAGAAGCAGATATTCCTTCCTTTTTGAATTCTTTTCTACAGACACCCGAGGCCAAAACTACGACGCTAACAACCCCTACTGGAGACGACGGACATGACCTTCCCGATACTCGGAAACGCTACGCTGCTACAACGACTCCAATTCCATCTCCAAGGACTATATGGGGAACAGAACTCAATCACACTAAAGAAACGGATCCAGGTAAACCATTTACAGATAGTTTTGAAACAGAACAAGAAGTCCTTTTGGATGATGAACACGTTCCACCTCAAATCTCTTTAGCCCTTTTGACTACTATTCAATCTAAGGAGAATTTTGAACGTCTAGAACGTATTTTATTGCTTCAAACCTCCTTTGTAGAAGCCCAGAGAAAGTTAAAAAGGGAGAATTTTGAACGTGAATCTTTGCTTTATGAACGGGAAGTACTGAGGAAGAAAAGAGAATCCAGTAATATGTATACAATCCCTTCATTTGACCTTGGTAAAGCAGCCTCTTTGATGCCTAAATTTACGGAGGATAATTTAGATTCATTTTTTGAAGCATTCGAAAATCAGGCGAAGGTGATGCAATGGCCTCCTAAATATTGGGCTGCTTTAATACATTCATCTTTAATAGGAAAAGCCCAAACCATAACTGCCAACTTACCTTTTGAACAATATTCTGATTATACTCAGGTAAAAGATTGTCTTCTGAAAGCTTATGATTTATTACCTGTCAGTTATTTGAAAATGTTTAGAACTCTGAAGAAATATCCTCAGCAGTCTTGGGTGGACTTTGCCAGGGAAAAGCTCTCTGCTTTCGAGCGTTGGCGTAGGGCCGCGGGAGCCGCCTCAGTCGAGTCACTTTCCCAGCTGATGTTGCATGAAgatctttttaaatattttccagaGAGGGTGCATACTTATCTTTTGACATTTCCCACTACTAACTTGTTAGATACTGCTGCCCACGCAGATCACTTTGAAATTTCCCATGCTATAACCACAGAAATGTCTAAGGCCCCGGAAAAGAAATCTACCTCCCAAGGTTTTAGTTCAAGATTGACGGCTAGGAAAGCTCCAGCTGGCGAACCTTTGAAGGTGTATTCAGACAAAAAACAGGTGACAAACGGCTCTTTCTCCAGACAGTATCCTAAAGATCAATTACCACTGTGCCTTTTTTGTAAAAAGTTAGGTCATAGACAGTCCCAGTGTTGGCATAAACAGCGGGAAGATAAAACCCAACCAAGAGGGAGATATCCTACCCAGGTAATAAATTCCTCTCGGAAGTATGAAACTCGGGatgatgaatctctaccttttcAGGCCTCCTCTAGCAGACCGTCTAATAGATGA